From Acidimicrobiales bacterium, the proteins below share one genomic window:
- a CDS encoding glycosyltransferase family 4 protein has protein sequence MSDPSVCFLVHEGRRSGPPLYALGVVGWLAEHTDLELSVVLVEGGPLTAEFAAHGPTRVWADGPDAALALVDAADIVYVNTAISVQPLRERGRRPPVVVTHVHELEVGLRYWLPAADHDWMIEITDRYLVGPDCAADNLVRRHGIPRDKIAQVPYFVPSGSGPSGRDAVRRSLGVGPDTVLVGTCGGREWRKAPDLFAHAAWEATRAAPGLDLGFVWVGAPLPSSRHWDEAADLALLDLGDRLLYVGDQADIDPWLGAFDLYALCSREDDFPLACLTAASFGVPVVTFDGGGMADLVRDSGGGRVVPYPEVESLAAELVALAGDPGERTAMGTRVAAHVATHHQLDRCGTRVAAELTALAVP, from the coding sequence GTGAGCGACCCCAGCGTCTGCTTCCTCGTGCACGAGGGGCGGCGCTCCGGGCCGCCCCTCTACGCCCTGGGCGTGGTCGGCTGGCTGGCCGAGCACACCGACCTCGAGCTGAGTGTGGTGCTGGTCGAGGGTGGTCCGCTGACGGCCGAGTTCGCCGCCCACGGCCCCACGCGGGTCTGGGCGGACGGGCCCGACGCCGCCCTGGCGCTGGTCGACGCGGCCGACATCGTCTACGTCAACACGGCCATCAGCGTGCAGCCGCTGCGCGAGCGCGGGCGCCGACCCCCCGTCGTGGTCACCCACGTGCACGAGCTCGAGGTCGGACTCCGCTACTGGCTACCCGCCGCGGACCACGACTGGATGATCGAGATCACCGACCGGTACCTGGTCGGCCCGGACTGCGCGGCGGACAACCTGGTTCGCCGCCACGGCATACCCCGCGACAAGATCGCCCAGGTGCCCTACTTCGTCCCCTCCGGCAGCGGCCCGAGCGGCCGCGACGCGGTCCGCCGGAGCCTGGGCGTCGGACCCGACACCGTGCTCGTGGGCACCTGCGGTGGCCGAGAGTGGCGCAAGGCGCCCGACCTGTTCGCTCACGCCGCATGGGAGGCCACCCGCGCCGCACCCGGCCTCGACCTTGGCTTCGTGTGGGTCGGCGCGCCCCTTCCCTCGTCCCGGCACTGGGACGAGGCCGCCGACCTGGCCCTCCTCGACCTCGGCGACCGCCTGCTCTACGTCGGCGACCAGGCCGACATCGACCCCTGGTTGGGAGCGTTCGACCTCTACGCCCTGTGCTCTCGTGAGGACGACTTCCCCCTCGCCTGCCTGACCGCGGCCTCGTTCGGCGTGCCCGTCGTGACCTTCGACGGCGGGGGCATGGCCGATCTGGTGCGCGACTCGGGCGGCGGGCGGGTGGTGCCCTACCCCGAGGTGGAGTCCCTCGCCGCCGAGCTGGTCGCGCTGGCCGGCGACCCTGGCGAACGGACGGCCATGGGGACGCGCGTGGCCGCCCACGTGGCCACGCATCACCAGCTCGACCGGTGCGGCACCCGGGTGGCGGCCGAGCTCACCGCACTGGCGGTCCCATGA